One Hemitrygon akajei chromosome 21, sHemAka1.3, whole genome shotgun sequence genomic region harbors:
- the csk gene encoding tyrosine-protein kinase CSK, which produces MSQSQTIWASGTECIAKYNFSGSAEQDLPFSKGDVLTIISVTKDPNWYKAKSKIGKEGIIPANYVQKREGVKSGAKLSLMPWFHGKITREQAERLLYPPVDGLYLVRESTNYPGDYTLCVSCSGKVEHYRIIYSESKLSIDEEAYFDNLMQLVEHYTLDADGLCTRLITPKLMEGTVAAQDEFSRSGWSLNMRELKLLQTIGKGEFGDVMLGEYRGNKVAVKCIKHDATAQAFVAEASVMTQLRHKNLVQLLGVIVEESGSLYIVTEYMAKGSLVDYLRSRGRSVLGGDCLLKFSINVCEAMEYLEANNFVHRDLAARNVLVSEDNIAKVSDFGLTKEASSTQDTGKLPVKWTAPEALKEKNFSTKSDVWSFGILLWEIYSFGRVPYPRMPLKDVVPRVEKGYKMDPPDGCSPSVYELMKLCWELDPGRRPTFKQLRAKLQEIRTKEMRL; this is translated from the exons atgtcacagtcacag ACAATATGGGCATCAGGCACAGAGTGTATAGCCAAATACAATTTCAGTGGCAGCGCAGAGCAGGACCTTCCATTTAGCAAAGGCGATGTTCTCACCATTATATCAGTTACCAAG GATCCCAACTGGTACAAAGCAAAAAGCAAAATAGGTAAAGAAGGAATTATCCCTGCAAACTATGTCCAGAAGAGAGAAGGAGTTAAATCTGGAGCCAAGCTTAGCCTTATGCC CTGGTTTCATGGAAAAATTACTCGTGAGCAAGCTGAGAGGCTACTGTATCCACCTGTAGACGGTTTATATTTGGTACGGGAAAGTACGAACTATCCTGGCGATTACACACTGTGTGTGAGCTGTAGTGGGAAGGTGGAACATTACCGAATCATTTATTCGGAAAGCAAGCTCAGCATCGATGAAGAAGCCTATTTTGACAACCTGATGCAATTGGTAGAG CATTATACCTTGGATGCAGATGGGTTGTGTACACGTCTCATCACTCCCAAACTCATGGAAGGAACAGTGGCAGCACAGGATGAATTCTCTCGAA GTGGGTGGTCATTAAATATGCGAGAGCTCAAATTATTACAGACAATAGGAAAAGGAGAATTTGGAG ATGTGATGTTGGGTGAATATAGAGGAAACAAAGTTGCAGTCAAATGCATTAAACATGATGCAACTGCGCAAGCATTTGTTGCTGAGGCATCTGTGATGAC GCAACTTCGCCACAAAAACTTAGTTCAACTACTGGGTGTCATCGTGGAAGAAAGTGGCTCACTGTACATTGTAACAGAGTACATGGCAAAA GGAAGTTTGGTGGACTACCTAAGATCACGAGGAAGATCTGTTCTTGGTGGAGATTGTTTACTAAAGTTTTCCAT TAATGTCTGTGAAGCAATGGAATACCTGGAAGCAAATAATTTTGTACATAGGGATTTAGCCGCTCGTAATGTTTTGGTCTCTGAGGATAACATAGCTAAAGTTAGTGATTTTGGTCTTACAAAAGAAGCTTCATCTACGCAAGACACCGGGAAGCTGCCAGTAAAATGGACTGCGCCTGAAGCTCTTAAAGAAAAG AATTTTTCTACTAAATCAGATGTTTGGAGTTTTGGGATTCTTCTATGGGAAATTTACTCTTTTGGGCGAGTGCCTTATCCCAGGATG CCTCTGAAAGACGTGGTTCCTCGTGTCGAGAAGGGTTACAAAATGGATCCGCCTGATGGGTGTTCACCTTCTGTTTACGAGTTGATGAAACTGTGCTGGGAACTGGACCCTGGTCGAAGACCTACCTTCAAGCAGTTGAGAGCTAAGTTGCAGGAAATCAGAACTAAGGAAATGCGCCTGTGA